Within the Dolichospermum compactum NIES-806 genome, the region AACAGGTAGATTTTCTGTAGCTAAAATATCAGATTGCCAGGGGTTATACTTCTCAGATTGCCACAATTGAGGTTATTTTAGGTGATAAAGTGGAAAAGTAGGTGGCAAAAGTCCAGGATTTCATCAACAACTAAATTTTTAATTTTGGATGATGCGTAAAACGATATGATATAAGACATCACTTCAGTCATCAAAAAATGAACGCTCTATGAAAACAGAAACCGTTCGCACGACGCTAACCATTCCTAGAGAACTCCTAGAAGCTACAGACAAGGCGGTTTTACAAGGAAAGGCTAAGAGTCGGAATGATTTTGTCGCTCAAGCTTTACGAAGAGAATTAGCCTTACAGAAACGGTCTGAAATTGATGCCGCATTGGCGGAAATGGCTAATGATCCAGATTATCAGGCAGAGGTATTAAAACTAGAGGTAGAATTTGCTACGGCGCAGTGGGAGGCGTTGCAGTTAGGGGAATCTCCAAGATGAGAAGGGGCGAGGTGTATGATGCACGTCTAGAAATGACTGAAGGCTCGGAACAGGGAGGAACTCGTCCGGTGATTATTGTTAGTCGTGATGTGATTAATCTATCTAGCCCTGTAGTTTTAGCAGTACCTTGTACCACCTATCAAGACGGAAAGCGAGTCTACCCTACTCAAGTTTTGATTTTATCACCAGATGGTGGACTAAAGAAAGACTCGATCGCTATGGCAGATCAAGTGCGGGTATTATCTAAAACCCGCTTTTTGCGTTTAAGAGGAATTCTTTCTGAGGTGGTGATGGCACATCTAGAGCAAGCGTTGTTAATTGCGTTAGATTTGCCAGGATGTGAATAACTTGATTAAATAGGGTTTGATGAATAAATCGAAAACCTAGATATATGAGGAGTTTCCGGGTTAAAAAAAGTGAATCAGGTGCAAGGAATAAGCGTTGAAACCATTCATTTACCTATCACTTTCTCAGATTTGAGACTATTCTTACCTCCTTCTAATTCTTCCTCCTGACTCCTGACTCTTGAATTCTCTAATAATTGTTTTTAATTTTTAGATGGTTACTTATTCCCTGTTGTGGGAGAGGAAGTTTGAGCAAATTGGCTGATTTGATGCCAAATATCCTGGGGAGTAATACCGAAGCCAAAGTATAATAACATAACGATAGCGGCGGAGATTATAGCTGTTTTAATGGTGGTTTTAATTAATTTCCAGAGAATGATAAAAACCACCCAAGCTACTATTAAGGTGATAATCATAGAGTTTACGCAATAGGAATTGATACTGAGTTTTTTCCCAAATTAAACACCCAAATCAGGATAATAAACTAATCTAGGGAAAAATTGCAACCTTCCTGGGCTAGATGCTTCTAATATATTTGTAAAGTGCAACTTTGGCACAGTATGGAAACTAGTTAGAAGTATGAACTACGAAATAGCACGGAAACTACTCATAGACCAAACCAGCAGTCTAGATAATCCAGATACTCTGTTGAGTCGTTTACAACAAGGTAAACCTCCTGTTCCTGGTCAAGTTACTTCCACCCTGTTAGCTTTAAAGGTGGTATTTGAGGCTTTAAAAACAGCACCAAACCTAGACAGAGAACTGGCTTTTGCTTTATATCAGTTGGCTGTAAAGGCGCAAAGATTTTTTGCTGCGGGACGAAAAGCAGGTGTAGAGTGGCCTCCCCTGCTTAATGAGGATTTAGTCCGGATTTCTTTGGGGGCTGAAAGTATTTTTTCTGGAACATGGCAAACTTTATGATTGCGAAATCTAGCAACCACCAAGATGATTGTGAACTCAATTAATAATAAAACTCCTGCTTTATTCTCTTTTCTCCTCCTTTCTTTTTCATTCTTCTTCATCCTGACTCCTGACTCCTGACTCCTGACTCCTGACTCCTGCTAAATTAGCGCGTTCTTAATTCTGTTTCTAATTTATCTATATCGGCTTTGAGTAACACCGTTATTTTACCGATGATGGCTTTACCTTCCTTGGGTTGGGCAATTTCTACCCAATACCCATAGCGATCGCCTATCCGTAATTCTCCCTTTAAGGATTGTTTGAGCATTGTTGAGATAAAGTAGGGTGCGTCGGAATTTTCAGTGTCAAACCATTGCTACCTTAATGACTTTCCGCGCCTTCATATCCATAAATACCTGTTCTAGATCCTGCAAAGGTCGGTGTTCACCAATGAGCAAGTCAAAAGGAATTGTACCACTAGCGATGAGTGATAAGGCAGCTTTCACATATTCTGGTGTATTGTGAAATACGCCTTTGAGAGTAAGTTCACTATAGTGCAATTGTTCGGTATTGACAGTAATTGTGCTATCTCTTGGACAACCACCAAATAAATTGATAGTTGCACCAGGACGACCGCAAGCGATCGCCGTTTCCCAGACACTCGGCACACCAGTAGCCTCTATCACGATATCTGCACCCCAACCAGCGGTTAATTCCTTCACTGTGTGGGCAGTATCCGTCACTTGATGATAATTAAAAGTCTTGGCTGCACCCAGTTTTTCACCAATTTCTAACCGTTGATTATTCCCACCCCACAATATCACCTCAGTATATTCTGCTAATACTGCCACAAACATCAAACCAATCGCCCCATCACCCAAAATCACTACTTTGTCATCGGGTTTGGCTCCAGAACGGCTGATACCATGCAACACACAAGCTAAAGGTTCAGTCATCGCCGCTAATACTAGGGGCAAATGATCAGGAACTAGTAACAAATTATGCCTAACTATAGGAGCAGGAATTTTCAGATATTCCGCAAATGTCCCATTATTCCAAGTTAGATGGGGGCATAAAGAATATTCTTTGCGTTGACAAAAGAAACATTTCATGCAGGGTGCAGAATTATTTGCCACCACGCGATCGCCTACCCGCCAATTCGTCACCCCAGTACCAACAGCCACAATCCGCCCCGCACCTTCATGACCAAACAGTGTCGGCGGTGTCAACATTTTGGCATGGCCACCACGTCGCCATACCTTCAAATCTGTCCCACAAGTCGTGGCTGCTTCCACCTGAATCACCACCTCACCGGCTTGAGGAGTGGGGTCAGGAACTTGTTCTAGGCGTAAATCCTCTTGTCCGTAGAGTAATGCTGCTAACAAAGCTTTCCACCCATAAAAAAGAAGTATGGCTTAAACCACCCTATCAAAATCAATTAAACACGGTTTTCTAGCATATTTAATGGTAGCGGCGTATATTTTGTATTTAAAATTAGCAATCCCTGATTTTACCTAAATTTCCGCTGATTAGTTCTCTATTCCCCATATTGAAAAATTCAAGAACTTAAAGCCGTTTGGGGTGAAACTTCTTGATTACGGGTTTCTAGCTTAGATAGTGGACTAGATACACCGTTGATACTTAAAACTGGTACTTCTTGTCTACAGGAGAGACAAAACCAATAAACTTCATGATGGCGAACATGACGCAGAATCGAACCACCACAGCATGGGCAGGTGTTAACTATGATACTCATACACTGTCCTCCTTGAAAAAAATTAAACACGAGTAACGTTAGAATTGATCTAGGCATTACCCTTAAACAATTCAAAATTCTAGATTTATGCTTGATTTGATAGCGTTCATTTTTTGTAGTCTTTTATTCCCCATTCGCAATTCTCCAATTTAGAGAAATTACTGGTGCAAAAACTATCAATAAATGCTAAATTTAACCTCTTTTAGAGTATTTCTACAAATTGATTTTTTTATCAAAACAATAAAAACCCATGAGAACATTATTAAACTATAAACTAGTATAGACCGTGTTCATCTATCTTAGGGATCATAAATATCTAATTTTTATGAGACAATTACTTTACCGTTATTTTACAGTCGTTTTGATAATTAACTAATGAAAATTGCTACTTGGAATGTGAATTCTGTTAGAACACGTTTAGAACAGGTTATCAATTGGTTAAGAGAAAATCCTGTTGATGTTTTGTGTTTACAAGAAACTAAAGTCATAGATCAGGACTTTCCCAGTATCGCGTTTGAAAATTTAGGCTATTATCCGTATATTTCTGGACAAAAATCCTATAATGGCGTGGCTTTGATTAGTCGTCAACCTTTGACAGATGTAATTATGGGTTTTAGTCCTATTTTACCGGAATTACCATCAGCATGGGATGAACAAAAACGGGTGATTACAGGTCTACTTGAGGGAGTCAGAATTGTGAATCTTTACGTTCCCAATGGTTCATCTATCGGTAGCGAAAAGTATGAATATAAGTTAGGCTGGTTAAAAATACTCAAAGAATATTTACAGACATTAATATTATCCAACCCAGCTATTTCTCTGTGTGGTGATTTTAATATTGCCCTAGAAGATATAGATATTAATGATAAAGTAAAGATAGATAATCACATCATGGCATCGGAATTAGAACGTCAAGCTTTACGAGATGTTCTGAATGTAGGTTTTGCAGATGCTTTTCGTAAATTCAACAGCGAAGGAGAAAATTATAGTTGGTGGGATTATCGCACGTCTGCTTTTAAGCGTAATTTAGGTTGGCGAATAGATCACCATTATCTCACACCAATCTTGTATGAACGCGCTCAAAGTTGTGTTATTGATATTGAACCGCGAAAGTTAGTTCAACCAAGTGATCATACACCAGTGATTGTGGAATTTTAGGTCAGGATTCAGGAGCAGGGGAATAGAGAAGCAGGGAGAAAATTTCTTTCTGACTCCTGACTCCTACTCCTAATATAGGTTTCCTATTGCTTATTACCCCCTGTTTCAGAGGCTGATTCAATAACTAGAATTAGTTCTGAAATATCAATTGGCTTTCTGAGAAAATGTACTATACCCAAAGAACTGGCTAATTCCTCTATATCTCCATAAGCGGTTACTAAAATAGTAGTTAAATCAATCTTTTGTTCCTGTAATTGTTGATATACTTGAGTTCCTGTTAGTTCAGGCATCCTATTATCTAAGATTAATAAATGCTGTAATTATCTACCCAATAATAAACCCCGGAAAAAATACAGCATATTTGTTAATATCTGTTCTATCCATAATATAACCTGATCTAACCATTCAAGAATTTGTTCTAAGGGGTGTTTTTCATAGCCTAATGAAGTTGCAGAAATATCAATCCAGTCAGGCTTAAAATTAAATCCTTGACTGGTTTTACTGTCTATTTCGGGAAATTCCTCATTTTTGGGTTCGCTTGCTTGTTGACTTATTTGGCGGTGAATATCAGGGAATTCTCTTTTTGCTTGAGGTTGCTGTACGGATTCCTGGATGTTGGTATTTGTTTCACCAAATAAATCATTCCATGATAACCAATTATCTCCTGAAGAATTATCAAAATTTAACTGATTGTTTGAGGATAAAACTTTTTTAAAATCAGGTTTTTCCGTAGAAGAATTTGAGTCAATTTGATAAATATTTCTTCCTCCAAAAAAGTAATTTATCGCCGCTGCTATTAAATCAGAAATTTGTGGTTTATGAGGTTTTAATTCATCATTATTAACGGCTAATCCCTGAACCTGATTTTGGAAATTATTAACAATTTCCTGACTGCGCTTTTGGACAGGGACTAAAGCAGTATCTTCTAAATTAGCAACTAATTTATCTAGAAAACTAAAAAGTTTAAGAGGATTGAGGAGAGATTTTTGGGCTATGATAGAATCTTCATCAGTTAACTTATTAAAAAGATCATCAATTTTGGGCAATAATTCTTGTTGTTGGTGAGCAATTAGTTGTAAAGAATACCGATATTCACTAATTTCGCTATTAATTCTATCTGCTAATTTGATGTTTTGCTGGGGTGTGAAAACATCGAAAATGCGATTATCCGCACTCACTAAGACTAAATTACGGGTTTGCAATTCTATAGCAATTCCCTGTACTGTTGGTATATGCTGTTGCAGGGTACTTTCTGGAGTTGGAGAATTTGGCTGGGGAAAAATTTTCTTCGACAAAGATCCTAAAAATGTGAGAGGATTTGTTTGTGAGGAAGTTGGTATATAAGTCTCTCCTGGAGGCAGATTTTTGACAACATCTAATATAATTTGGATTGGTGCATCACTGGTAGGAGGAGTTGCTGACTGTAATTTTTTGACTGTGCCATTTTGTTGCCATAATTGGTAAAGTGGATAAAGTAGAGAACCTACACCCGAACCAGTAGCAAATTGCAAATTCTTGAAAGTGGTTTCCAGTGTTTGTGTCAACCGTCGAGAATACTGGTAGACAAAGTTGAAGAGTTTGCTTTGATAGCGATGGGAGGAATCGGAAGACATGGTACTTATGTATAATTTGTAAGGTGAGGTTATCGTCAATTAAAGGCTTTAAATCACTATTTTTAATTTTGAATTGTTAAGAGATTCCCACAGACCTATGAATTTTCACCAATAGCAATTATTGACATTTATAGTAATTGGGAATTGCATGAGAGACAAACTAAAAATCAAAGCAGCTTCATTTCTGATTTCTGACTCCTGCTCTATATTATTTTATTGGAAATATGAATCTTCCTGTATCCTCATTAAATACCAAATCTATATCCACAGCAATTGAAATTCTGCGTTCTTGTTGTCAAGTTGATATCCAGTCAAACTGGCGATATCAGGAAGCTGACGGGGTGATTACTGATTTTATCCCATTTAGTTTAACTGATTGGCAACCTGTGGAACTAAATGAAAAAACTCATGTTTCTTGGACGGGGGGAAAACGGGTATTATGGTTAGGACAAAAATTTTCTGTTCCTGAACATTTACACAATTTTCCGTTAACGAGTTTGTCTTTGCGGTTGGCGTTGGTATGGTGGGCGGATGCGGCAGAAGTATATGTTAATAGTAAGCTAGTATTGACTGGAGATTTGTTCGATTCTTCCCCGCGAGTGTTGTTGAGTCCAAGTGTCAGTCCTGGTGATGAGTTTACCATAGCTTTGCGGTTAGTGAGTCCGGGACATTGCGACGGGGCGTTGATGCGATCGCTGGCAATTTACGAGTCAACAGACTACAATAATCCTGATGCTGGTTTTATTGCTGATGAATTAGCAGTTACGGAAATTCTTTTACAAAACTCCGCACCAGAAAAGTTACCAACTTTAGCGACAGAAGTTGAGAAAGTTACAAATCGCAAAGACGCAGAAAATCAAGACTGGAAAACATATCTTGTCAATTTACGACAAACTTATTTGAGTTTAGCTGAGTTTATCAACGCCCAAAAATATAAAATCAATTTATTAGGTCATGCACATTTAGATTTAGCATGGTTATGGCCTGTGGAAGAAACTTGGAAAGCAGTACAAAATACTTTTGAGTCAGCTTTACAACTGCAACAGGATTTTCCCGAATTAATTTTCTGTCATACCACACCGGCGTTGTATGCTTGGATAGAAGAAAATCGTCCCGACTTGTTTCGAAAAATTCAAGATCAAGTTACAGCCGGAAAATGGGAAGTTTTGGGTGGTTTTTGGGTAGAACCGGATTTGAATTTAATTGCGGGTGAGTCTATAGTGCGTCAGTTATTATATGGACAAAGGTATTTTCTCCAGAAGTTCGGAAAAGTATCTTCTGTAGTTTGGGTTCCCGACACCTTTGGTTTTTGTGCGACGCTACCCCAATTTTTTGCAAATGCGGGAATTGAGTGCTTTGTAACTCAGAAACTCCGCTGGAATGATACAACTAAATTTGATTATGACTTATTTTGGTGGCGATCGCCTGATGGCAGTCAAACATTAAGTTTCATGTCTGCACCTATCGGCGAAACCATCGAACCAGTTAAAATGACCAAATACGCTTGTGACTGGAAAACTCAAACAGGGTTACAAAATTCCCTTTGGCTTCCCGGAGTCGGTGATCATGGTGGTGGACCAACCCGTGATATGCTGGAAACTGCACGACGGTGGAAACATTCCCCAATTTTCCCCAAGTTAGAATTTACAACTTCCGAAAAATATGTTCAGCAAATAAAATCATCAACTCAAAACTTACCAGTTTGGGAAGACGAACTTTATTTAGAATTTCACCGAGGATGTTATACTACCCACGCAGACCAAAAACGCTGGAATCGCAAATCTGAACATCTATTATATAGTGCTGAATTATTCGCAACTTTAGCAAATATACTTTGCGCTGCAGAATTTCCGAAAACAGAAATAGAAACCGCGTGGAAAAAAGTTTCATTTAACCAGTTTCATGACATTCTCCCCGGTACTTCCATTACCCAAGTTTACGCAGACGCTTTACCAGAATGGGAAGCAGTAGAAAAATCAGGAACGAAAATACTAGAAAACTCATTAACAGTGATCGCCTCCACAGTCAACATACCACAACTTCCCAACCCTGAGAGCATCCCCGTCATAATTTTTAACCCTCTCAACTGGGAACGTTCCCAAGTTGTCACCATTGACTTATCAAAAATCATCACCACAGATTACCCAACCTGGAAAGTTGCTGATATTCAAGGAAAAAAAATCCTCTCCCAAAACAGCGAAAACTCAACCTTATTATTTTTCGCAACCATACCATCTATAGGTTACAGCATTTTCTGGCTGTCTCCATCTACCCCCCAACCCAAAACATTCCCGAAAAATTGGATTTTAGAAAACGAATATTTGCAAATTGAAGTTAACCCCGAAACCGGAGATTTAAAAAGTGTCTTTGACAAAACCCAACAACGAGAAATTTTAACCGGTGCAGGAAATCAACTTCAAGCTTTTAGCGACAGTGGACAATATTGGGATGCTTGGAACATAGATCCACATTATAACACAAAACCCCTACCTGCAACCGAATTAAAATCAATTCAATGGCAAGAATATGGAGAAATTCACCAACGATTGCGAGTAGTCCGTCAACTCGGAAAATCGGAATTTTGTCAAGATTACATTTTAGAACTTGGTTCACCAATTTTGAAAATAGCTAATACTGTAAATTGGCAAGAAAATCAGGTATTAGTAAAAACAGCCTTCCCTCTCAATCTTCAAGCCGAATTTGCCACTTATGAAATCCCCTGCGGTGCTATTCGTCGTTCCACAAATCCCCAAACTCCCGCAGAAAAGGCAAAATGGGAAGTACCCGCATTACATTGGGCAGATTTAACCACAGATACAGATACAGAGAAATACGGAGTTAGTCTCCTCAATGATTGTAAATATGGTTACGATGCTAAACCTAACCAACTGCGTCTCACCTTACTAAGAAGTTCCCATTGGCCAGACTCCCAAGCAGATAAAGGAATACACGAATTTACCTATAGCTTGTATCCTCATTTAAACAGTTGGGAAGAAGCAGAAACTGTCAAACGTAGTTATGAGTTGAATGTTCCTTTTCAAATATTAGTAAACCCAATCAACTATCAATCTAGATTAAACGCTTGTCAAAGCAAAAGTTTTCTATCTTTATCAGCAGATAATTTCATCTTAATGGCACTCAAACCCAGTGAAAATGATCCAGAAAAGTTTATTCTTCGCTTTTATGAATGTTATGGACAAACAGCAGAATTATCTTTGCAAAGCGAGATTTTAAATTTAGAAAACCCAACCGATTTATTAGAAAATAATATCAAACTTTCCGCAATAAATCCAGTAAATAAAAATATTTACCCTTGGAAAATTGTGACATTTCAAGCCACATCCAGCAAAATTCAGGAGTAGGGGCGGGGTCTCTCCGTCTAAAATAATCAAATTTGTGTTCATTCGCGTTTATCTGCGGTTAATTATTATTAAAAATTAATATTAGTGAAAAAGCGGTCAAACTGCTATTCAAAAAGCCTTCTATCCTGGAAACATAAAATTTTAGAGACAGAGAAAAATATTTTTTTTATAGAAAACAAATTCAGTAAACCTGATTTTTAGAGGCTTTTTCAAAATCATAGCTTCTATCTTAGGGTCTAAATTTGATTAAAAGAGGCAGTTTTTATTTCTTGTAACATGGGGTTACAAGCAATGCTTCATTTACTATAAGTCTTATGAATGATTTTTGTTAACTCTAGATAATTGTGATTAAAAACCATGTCTCGTTCCATAGTCCCGGCCGTTCTCTTAGTAGACGGTTACAATATTATAGGCACTTGGCCTTGCTTGATAAAAACCCGTGATCATGCCGGACTTGAGGCTGCACGGGGTGAATTAGTGGAAGCAATGACTAATTATAGTGCTTTCCAAGGTTATGAAACTCAGGTAGTATTTGATGCTCAATATCAAAACTCTCCTAGTAACAGAGAAACTATTACAAATTTTTTAACAGTATATTATACGGATTTTGGCCAGACCGCAGACACATATATAGAAAAAACCTGTGCGTCTCTCCGTCACCAAATAGCCCAATGTTTAATTTCCCGCATGATTGTCGCTACATCAGATCGAGCGCAGCAGTTAACAGTCCAGGGATATGGTGCTGAGTGGTTATCAGCGCATCAACTATGTGGCGAAGTAGAAACTACTGTTTGTCGAATGCGCCATAGGTATCAGTCGCAAAAACAACCTAAAAGTAGATTCTTGGTGAATGGAATTGATCCTCAAGCCAGACAACGGCTGACGGAATTACGAATGCGATTATAATTGCAGAATTCGTAAATCTCCGAATGTAGCTGCTGGAAAGGGTTTGGGTTGTTAAGAGTGAGAAATTTCAGCAGCAACAAAAAAAGTTTAAAAATTTTTTTCAAAACCCCTTGCATTAATTTGGATTTAGGTTTATTATAGCTAAAGTGAAAAGCGTTCCTCAGTAGCTCAGTGGTAGAGCGATCGACTGTTAATCGATTGGTCGCTGGTTCGAATCCGGCCTGGGGAGTTTAAACAAAAGACGAGGCGTGAAACTTATTAATTTTTGTTTCATGTCTTGTTTTTTGTAATTAGGTAGGGGCAAACCCCCTGTGGTTGACCCAAACAGAAGAGTAGGCACGGGGGCGCTACCCCTCACAAGGGTAGGTTTTTAATATTGTCTGTGAAGGCAAGACTGGGAAGACTTGGAGGGAACGTAGACAAGAAAGATTTTATACGCACAATAATTTTTTAACGGTGTGTTATTGTTGCCAAAAAACATAATCCTGTAGGGTTTTCCTCCCTTGTCACCTTGTCGCCCAAGTCTTGCCCTCACCAGAATGTAAAAAACCTACACCTGTCAGGGGCGCTACCCCTACATAAATCCAAATCTTTTATATAATCAATTTTGCCTACCTACTTAAATACGTCTTGTTCTCTGTTTACTTTATTAAAATCTGTTTAATGGTTAATTACTAAAATAGATGTACTTATCTTTTTTAGGAAATACCATGCCACAGCGGATAATTATAGAAGTCAATAATTGGTTTAGACGAGATAGAATTGTTCGTAACTTAGAACTTTTTCAGGATATTATTGTGATCTCCCTTTGCATGAGTTTATTTTGTGTGATGCTCATTCGATTAGGAGATATGTTTTTATCGTTTTTACGTCCATTAGATTTACGGCAAGTCACATCTGATATTCTGTTTATTTTGATATTAGTAGAACTGTTTCGGTTATTAGTTGATTACCTCCAAGAACGCAGTATATCCGTAGGTGCAGCCGTAGAAATTACGATTGTTTCGGCTTTGCGGGAGGTAATTTTACGTGGTGTATTAGAAATTTCCCGCGATCAACTTTTTGGACTTTCTGTATTTCTATTAGTTTTATCAGGAATTTTTCTAGCTTTACCTTGGATGCCTCGTTTATTAGAACAGGTGAAAATTAATAGACATGAGACAGTAGAACCAGAATCATACAGCATAATTCAGGAGTCAGGAGTCAGGAGTCAGGAGTAAAACGTAATTTTGTCGAAAAATAGGGAAGAGGATTATTTAACCAATTCCCAAATTAAATATTAGTTTTAGGGGGAGTCCTATAATATGTCTAAATTAACATCAAAACAATGGATTTTAATCAAACACAAAATTACACCATATTTGTTTTTATTACCTGCCTTAATTATCTTAATATTAACTGTTTTTTGGCCAGCAATTCAAGCATTTTATCTCAGTTTTACCAACTATGAAAATATAGGAGATCCTCCTCAATGGATTGGCTTTAAAAATTTCCTACGTTTATCGAAAGATCCGGTTTTTTGGCAAACATTACAAAATACATTTGTTTATCTAATTGGTGTTGTTCCTATTTTAGTATTTTTACCCTTAGCTTTAGCAATTTTAGTGAATCAAAGACTGCGGGGAATGAATTGGTTTAGAACAGCATATTATACCCCAGTTGTAATTTCTATGGTAGTAGCTGGGATAGCTTGGAAATGGTTGTATGCAGAAAACGGATTGCTGAATCAAATTCTCAAAACTTTAGGGATTTTTCCCGACGGAATTCCCTGGTTAACAAGTCCTGATAAGATATTGGGAATTGTTCCCATTTCCTTAGCTAGTATTATGGCTGTAACAATTTGGAAAGGTTTAGGCTATTATATGGTAATTTATTTAGCTGGATTACAAGCCATTCCCGCTGATATTTATGAAGCTGCGGCTATTGATGGTTCAGATAGTGTTCGTAAACATTGGGATATTACCTTACCATTAATGCAACCCTATTTAGCTTTAGTGGCTGTAATTTCGGCGATTTCAGCAACTAAAGTTTTTGAAGAAGTTTATATTATGACTCAAGGCGGACCACTCAATAGTTCTAAGACTATTGTTTATTATTTGTATGAACAAGCATTTGGTAATTTAGAAATTAGCTATGCTTGTACCATTGGTTTGGTGCTATTTTTAATTATTTTAGGTTTATCAATTTTAAGATTAGTTATCAATCAAGATGGGAATGATTTTAGTGTTTAATATTTAAAGATGAATTTTGCATCAATATCTATTACGAGTTGTACAAAGAGAATAGTCAATTTAGTAATAAATATAGGCAGTAATATAAAAATTGCCAACAAATTGAAATTAATAAGGTATTGACAATAAATTCAGGAGCAAAAATGAGAGAATGAAGCTGACTATTCAAATCAAAATCCTTCCCATTCCCAAAAATCTCCAACAACAATCCTGAAAATCCCGAAATCCTGATTCAGACAATATTTTCTTTATAAGCCACAGCAAAACGTTCAATTCCCGCTAAATCAGCATGAATAGAAATATTGCCATAATTCCCATTACTTACCAATAATTCCCGCACCATTTCCGCCTGTCCTGCCATCATTTCAATTAACCACAGCCCCCCAGGACGCAAATAATCAGGGGAAACATTAATTAAATGACGAATATAGTCTAAACCATCCTTACCACCATCTAAAGCTAAATGAGGTTCATGTTTCACCACTTCCGGCTGTAAAGTTAAGACCGTATCACTAGGGATATAGGGTGGATTGGATACCATACCGCTAAACTGACCCTTGAGAGATTCTAGAGGTTGCCACCAAGAACCCTGATAAAATTGAATCCGTTCCCGAAAACCCAAATTTTCAGCATTGGTTTCAGCTACGGCTAAAGCAGCAGGACTAATATCTACAGCATGAATCATCGCATCTGTCAAGACTTCAGCTAAACCGATGGATATCGCCCCACTACCCGTTCCCAAATCCGCCCAATGTCCTGTTTTTACCTCATCATTAGCAGCAGCCACAGCCAAATCAATCAATATTTCTGTTTCTGGTCTAGGAATTAAAACCGCATTGGATACCGTGAGTTGAAACTTTCGCCAAGCTGTCATTCCCGCAATATACTGAACCGGTAAACGGTCATCTAATCGCCTTTTCCATAATTGCTCTAAGTCAGTTAAAGAAAATTGTACGGGGATTTCCTGCCATGTTTTGAAAGACTCCAACCGCAGCGCCAAGCGGTCTAAATTAGCTATTGTTAATAAGAGCCAATCTACCTCCATTGGTGATATCTCC harbors:
- a CDS encoding ribbon-helix-helix domain-containing protein translates to MKTETVRTTLTIPRELLEATDKAVLQGKAKSRNDFVAQALRRELALQKRSEIDAALAEMANDPDYQAEVLKLEVEFATAQWEALQLGESPR
- a CDS encoding response regulator, encoding MLDNRMPELTGTQVYQQLQEQKIDLTTILVTAYGDIEELASSLGIVHFLRKPIDISELILVIESASETGGNKQ
- a CDS encoding Dethiobiotin synthetase, whose product is MNYEIARKLLIDQTSSLDNPDTLLSRLQQGKPPVPGQVTSTLLALKVVFEALKTAPNLDRELAFALYQLAVKAQRFFAAGRKAGVEWPPLLNEDLVRISLGAESIFSGTWQTL
- a CDS encoding zinc-dependent alcohol dehydrogenase, with protein sequence MLAALLYGQEDLRLEQVPDPTPQAGEVVIQVEAATTCGTDLKVWRRGGHAKMLTPPTLFGHEGAGRIVAVGTGVTNWRVGDRVVANNSAPCMKCFFCQRKEYSLCPHLTWNNGTFAEYLKIPAPIVRHNLLLVPDHLPLVLAAMTEPLACVLHGISRSGAKPDDKVVILGDGAIGLMFVAVLAEYTEVILWGGNNQRLEIGEKLGAAKTFNYHQVTDTAHTVKELTAGWGADIVIEATGVPSVWETAIACGRPGATINLFGGCPRDSTITVNTEQLHYSELTLKGVFHNTPEYVKAALSLIASGTIPFDLLIGEHRPLQDLEQVFMDMKARKVIKVAMV
- the xth gene encoding exodeoxyribonuclease III: MKIATWNVNSVRTRLEQVINWLRENPVDVLCLQETKVIDQDFPSIAFENLGYYPYISGQKSYNGVALISRQPLTDVIMGFSPILPELPSAWDEQKRVITGLLEGVRIVNLYVPNGSSIGSEKYEYKLGWLKILKEYLQTLILSNPAISLCGDFNIALEDIDINDKVKIDNHIMASELERQALRDVLNVGFADAFRKFNSEGENYSWWDYRTSAFKRNLGWRIDHHYLTPILYERAQSCVIDIEPRKLVQPSDHTPVIVEF
- a CDS encoding type II toxin-antitoxin system PemK/MazF family toxin — its product is MRRGEVYDARLEMTEGSEQGGTRPVIIVSRDVINLSSPVVLAVPCTTYQDGKRVYPTQVLILSPDGGLKKDSIAMADQVRVLSKTRFLRLRGILSEVVMAHLEQALLIALDLPGCE